GTCGCGCCAACTGGGGCGCTTACTCGGTATCGAAATTTGCAACCGAGGGTATGATGCAAGTGCTGGCTGAAGAGTATCGCCAGCGCAACCTGCGGGTTAACTGCATCAATCCCGGCGGCACTCGCACCGCCATGCGGGCTGCGGCCTTTCCCGATGAAGACCCGGCAAAGCTTAAAACTCCGGCTGATATCATGCCGCTCTACCTCTACTTGATGGGGGATGACAGCCGTCGCAAAACGGGGATGAGCTTTGATGCCCAGCCGGGTCGCAAACCCGGCCCAGCCGTCTAACCCGCACGTTTTAGGGAGATAACAGTAATGAGTGACGATCGCCACCAACAGCGCCAGCAGCGCCTCAAAGAGCACGTCGATGCCCGTATCGCGGCGGCTACCGAGCAGCGCGGGATCCTGATGGTCTTTACCGGCAATGGCAAAGGCAAAACCACGGCCGCCTTCGGCACCGTCACGCGCGCCGTCGGCCACGGATTACGCGCAGGCGTCATCCAATTTATTAAAGGGGAGTGGCCGAACGGCGAGAAAGCCCTGTTACAACAGCACGGTGTGGAATTTCAGGTTATGGCTACCGGCTTTACCTGGGAAACCCAGAGCCGCCAAACCGATACCGAGGCGGCATCACTCGTCTGGCAACACGGATTACGTATGCTGGCAGACCCGACGCTGGATCTCGTCGTGCTCGATGAACTGACCTATATGATAAGTTACGATTATTTGCCGCGTCAGGCCGTTATTGATGCATTAAAACAACGTCCGGCGCACCAGAGCGTGATTATTACTGGCCGGGGTTGCCATCGTGATTTACTGGAACTGGCCGATACCGTGACGGAAATGCGGGCGCAAAAACATGCCTTTGATGCCGGAATTCAGGCACAGCAAGGTATTGACTGGTAAAAGACCCATAAAAAAACCCTCACTACTGTGAGGGTTTGCGTCACAACCATCAGGCAACAGGCCATCATGCCTGCAATTACCGCGGTTTAACCGTTACGTTTTGGCGCGCTGCGGCGGCCAGCCGCCGGGCGATGGGTCGCCCCAACCTGGCTGTGGCGTTTAACCGCACGGCGGATTTGATTGGCCTTCACACGGCGACGTTCACGTTCGACCGGCAATTTACTCACCGTCTCCGGTGACAGTTGCACCAGCTCACGCAGGTAGTTCACATCCGTCAGGTTCATTTCCATCCAGCCGCCACGCGGCAGACCTTTCGGCAGGTGGATATCACCGTAACGTACCCGGATAAGGCGGCTAACCTGCACCTCAACCGCTTCCCACAGGCGGCGCACTTCACGATTACGGCCCTCAGTAAGCGTGACGTTATACCACTGGTTAAGCCCTTCGCCGCCCTGATAGCGAATGGAACGGAAAGCGGCAGGGCCATCTTCCAGTTGCACCCCTTTGCTGAGCTGGCGAACTTTATCATCGCCAACTTCACCAAACACGCGTACCGCATACTCGCGTTCCACCTCACGGCTTGGGTGCATCAGGCGGTTAGCCAGCTCACCATCGGTGGTGAACAGTAATAATCCGGAGGTGTTCACATCCAGTCGCCCAACAGCAACCCAGCGTGAACCCTGAATGCGCGGCAATCGGTCAAAGACCGTTGGCCGCCCTTCCGGGTCGCTGCGGGTGCACAATTCACCTTCGGGTTTGTAATACATTAATACGCGACAGACATTTTCTTCGCTTTCACGCACCGAAACCACATGGCCGTCGATACGGATTTTGGTCGCACGGGTCACTTCAACGCGGTCACCCAGTGTCGCTATTTTACCGTCAACGCTGATGCGCCCGGCTTCAATCATACTTTCAATTTCGCGGCGAGAACCGTGACCTGCACGCGCCAGCACTTTTTGCAATTTTTCGCTCATCGAGCAGCCTCTGAGTGTCGCCTTCCCAGGCGTCGGTAGGATGCCAGCGTGACTGGAAATCACGCCAACTCATCTTAAAATAAATCTATCTAAAAATAAGCAGTTACAACGCTGTCGCGCATTATAGCCCGAACCGGGCTATTTGTATGCCAAATGTTACGTTACAGAAACGGGGTCACATCACCGGTGCCTTCGCGCACCACCACCGGTGCCGATTCGGTTAAATCGATAACGGTTGTCGGCTGCTGGCCAAGAAAACCACCGTGAATCACCAGATCGACCAGTTTGCCAAGGCGATCCTGAATTTCTTCCGGGTCAGACTCCGCAAAATCATTGCCCGGCAGCATCAAAGTAGTGGACATCAGCGGCTCATTGAGCGCGGCCAGCAAAGCCAGGGCTATCGGGTTGGATGGCACACGCATACCAATGGTTTTGCGTTTGTCATTCATCAACCGACGCGGAACCTCTTTGGTGGCTTTGAGAATGAAGGTGTAATTACCCGGCGTATTGTTTTTCATCAGCCGAAACGCCGTGTTATCGACATAGGCATAGGACGACAGCTCCGACAGATCGCGGCACATCAGCGTAAAATGGTGGTTTTGATCGAGCTGACGAATGCGGCAGATGCGCTCCATCGCTGACTTATCTTCCAGCTTACACCCCAACGCATACCCGGAATCCGTCGGATAGACAATCACCCCGCCTTTATTGAGGATCTCCACACTCTGGGTTATCAAGCGTGGTTGTGGATTCTGCGGGTGAATATAGAAAAACTGACTCATGCTACATCCTCTGCCTCATGAAAACACACCGCACATTGGCGGCGCGTAACGCCAGCGGGCTCTGTTCTAACAGCATTGAACAGCATTATTTAACCGTTGCCTTTCACTGCGGTGGTTTAGCCTGCCAGCGCCGGATGCTGCCAGACCGGCTCGACACCGCCCGGCAGCCACAGCTTGCGCCCTAATTCAATCCAGGCACAAGGTTGGTGAAAATCAGACCCTTGTGAGGCCAATAACTGGTAGTCCTGCGCATAACGCGCCAGTTGTGAACGCTCATCCGGTGCCTGCTGACACTGGGCGACTTCCATCGCCTCTCCGCCACACTCGGCAAACACCCCAAGCAAACGCCTGAGCCATTTGGCGCTTAAATCGTAACGCCCCGGGTGGGCCAGTACCGCCACACCGTCTGACTGGCGAATCGCATTCACGGCGTCGGGTATTGTACACCACTGCGGCGGCACATAGCCGATTTTCCCTTTCGCCAGGTATTTTTTAAACACCTGTGCCACCGTTTGTGCTTTGCCCTGTTCAACCAGATAACGGGCAAAATGCCCCCGGGTTATCATCCCGCCCTGCGCCAGCCTTAATGCCCCGGCCAGCGCACCGGGAACCTGCGATTTATCAAGCCGCTGTGCGATAAGTTCGGCACGTTGCCAGCGATAGTGCATTTGTGTCAGCAGCAGTGACGTCAACGCCGGGTGCTGGCAATCGCATCCCAAACCGACAATGTGAATCTCATGGTTTTCCCACAGCGTGGAGATTTCAACCCCCGCAACCAGCCGTAGCGCGAGCGCATCGCGGGCAATGGTGCTCCGGGCCTCTTCAAGCCCCGCGACCGTGTCGTGATCGGTAATCGCCAGTACGTTAACGCCCATCGCCACCGCACGTTGAACCAGTGCTGTCGGCGACAGTAAACCATCCGAAGCAGTGGTATGGCTGTGCAAGTCATATAAAGTACAAGCCGGTAATGGCAGTGAAATGTCAGACACGGTGATTTCTCATGCAGGGTGATGAATGTCAGCGCGGCATGATGCCATCAACCCGGCGAAAAGGGAAAACAGAACGCGGGCGGCCAACCGCTATACGAGTCTTCCTGCATTGTTTTGTTTGGTGAGAGAAGAAATCACTCGCCTTGTATGAAATATTGTTGACTTCCCTTCCGCGTTCCAGTTAACTAGTACACAAGTTCAGATACTGAAGCCAGTAAGGAAAATAGCCATGCAAATCATCATGCTCCTGACACAGAAAAAAGAGACAGGTTGGTGGCGCTTCTCCCTGTAACGGGCGAAGTGATGTGCATAGCCATTTTCTGACATGCTTATCCTAAAGCCCGCTGTAGCGGGCTTTTTTATGGACAAAATACGAGTAAATATCATGCAAACACCACAACCCGAGCTCGAACTGCTCAAGGCCGATGCGCAATACCGCAACGACCCCAGCGCGATGTTTCATCAGTTGTGCGCTAACCGCCCGGCCACCTTGTTGCTGGAATCAGCGGAAATTGACAGCAAGCAAAACCTGCAAAGCCTGCTGATTGTCGATAGCGCACTGCGCATAACCGCGCTGGGCCAACAGGTTTCCATCGATGCCCTGACCGCCAATGGCGCATCGCTGCTGCCGCTGCTGGACAAGGCGCTGCCTGCCACCGTACAGGTAGATGCGCGCCCAAACGGCCGTGAGCTGACATTTCCTGCCACCGACATCATGCAAGACGAAGATACGCGCTTACAGGCATTATCCGTGTTTGATGCGCTGCGCCAGCTTTTGAAGCTGGTCGTCTGCCCGGCAAACGAGCGTGAAGCGATGTTTCTGGGCGGGCTGTTTGCCTACGATCTGGTGGCGGGTTTTGAAAGCCTGCCGCCCCTCACGCAACAACAGCGCTGCCCGGATTACTGTTTTTATCTGGCCGAAACGCTGCTGGTGGTTGACCACCAACAACGCTGCACCCATTTGCAGGCGAGCCTGTTTACACCCGACGACGCAGAGCGTCAGCGCCTGCAACAGCGCCTTGAACAGTTGCAATACCAGTTAACCCAGCCAGCGCCCGCGCTGCCGCACCAGACGCTCGACACCATGACGCTCACCTGTAATCAAAGTGATGAAGACTACGGTGCAGTCGTCAGCCAGATGCAGCAAGCCATTCGTATCGGTGAGATTTTTCAGGTTGTGCCCTCGCGGCGCTTCTCATTACCCTGCCCCTCGCCGCTGGCAGCCTACCAAACGCTTAAAGACAGCAACCCCAGCCCTTACATGTTCTACATGCAAGATAAGGACTTCACGCTGTTTGGAGCCTCACCCGAAAGCTCCCTCAAGTACGATGCGGCGACTCGCCAGATAGAAATTTACCCGATAGCCGGGACTCGCCCGCGCGGCCGCCATGCTGATGGCTCACTGGACCGCGATCTTGACAGCCGCATTGAGCTGGAAATGCGCACCGATCACAAAGAGCTGGCAGAACATCTGATGCTGGTAGATCTGGCGCGTAACGATCTGGCGCGGATTTGCGAGCCCGGCAGCCGTTACGTTGCTGACCTGACCAAAGTCGATCGCTACTCGTTTGTGATGCATCTGGTTTCCCGCGTGGTCGGGACTCTGCGCGCCGACCTCGATGTGCTGCACGCCTATTGCGCCTGCATGAACATGGGCACACTGAGCGGCGCACCGAAAGTGCGCGCCATGCAGCTTATCGCCGAAAGCGAGAAAACCCGCCGAGGCAGCTACGGTGGTGCAGTGGGTTACTTCACCGCTCGCGGCGATCTGGATACCTGTATTGTCATTCGCTCGGCCTATGTTGAAGACGGCATCGCCACCGTGCAGGCCGGAGCCGGTGTGGTGCTGGACTCCCAGCCACAGGCTGAAGCCGATGAAACCCGAAATAAAGCCCGCGCGGTGCTGCGCGCGATTGCCAGTGCGCATCACGCCCGGGAGGTGTTCTGATGGCGGATATCCTGTTACTCGATAATATCGACTCCTTTACCTACAACCTGGTCGATCAACTGCGCGCCAGCGGTCATCAGGTGGTCGTGTACCGTAATCAATTACCGGCCGATGTCATCATCAGCCGCTTACGGCAGATGGAAAAACCGGTACTGATGCTCTCCCCCGGCCCCGGCACCCCATCAGAAGCAGGCTGTATGCCGGTGTTACTGCAACGCCTGCGCGGCCAGTTGCCGATTATCGGTATTTGCCTTGGTCATCAGGCGATTGTGGAAGCTTACGGCGGCCATGTCGGCCAGGCGGGTGAAATTCTGCACGGTAAAGCCTCCAGCATTGAACACGATGCCAGCGCCATGTTCACCGGCCTGCCTAATCCACTGCCGGTGGCGCGCTATCACTCGCTGGTGGGCAGCAATATCCCTGACGAGCTGGTGGTGAATGCCCGCTTTAACGGTATGGTGATGGCCGTTCGCCATGAGAAACACCGCGTTTGCGGGTTTCAGTTCCACCCCGAATCGATTCTGACCACGCAGGGTGCGCGTTTGCTAAATCAAACGCTCGACTGGGCACTGGCTTAAACACGGGAGAAAAAACATGCAACCGATTCTTGAAAAGCTCTACCGTGCCGAGGTGCTCACGCAGGCAGAAAGCCAGCAGCTGTTTGCCACTATCATTCAGGGGCAACTTGAGCCCACCCAACTGGCCGCGGCCCTTATCAGCATGAAGGTGCGGGGCGAACACCCGGATGAAATCGCGGGTGCGGCACGCGCGCTGTTAGACGATGCTAAAGCCTTTCCTCGCCCGGATTACCCGTTTGCCGATATCGTCGGCACCGGCGGAGATGGCACCAACAGCATCAATATTTCCACCGCCAGCGCCTTTGTTGCCGCCGCCTGCGGTTTGAAAGTCGCCAAACACGGCAACCGCAGCGTTTCCAGCCGCTCCGGCTCGTCTGATTTGTTATCCGCCTTCGGTATCAAACTGGATATGACACCGGAAACCTCACGTCAGGCGCTGGACTCGCTCGGGGTGTGCTTTTTGTTCGCGCCGCAATACCACACCGGCTTTCGCCATGCCATGCCGGTACGCCAGCAGCTCAAAACGCGCACGGTATTCAATGTGCTTGGGCCTTTAATCAACCCGGCTCGCCCGCCGCTGGCACTGATTGGCGTTTATCACCCGGCGCTGGTTGAGCCGATTGCCAAAACATTGCATGTGCTGGGGTATCAGCGCGCGGCGGTCGTGCACGGCGGCGGCATGGATGAAGTGGCTATTCATGCACCCACCACGGTTGCCGAACTGCGAGACGGCGACATTGAGACTTATCAGTTAACGCCACAGGATTTCGGGCTGGACACCTTCGCGCTGCGTGATTTACAAGGCGGCACGCCGGAAGAAAATCGTGACATTCTGGCACGCTTGCTTCAGGGTAAAGGCGAACGCGCACACGAGGCAGCCGTCGCGGCCAACGTCGCCTTGCTGATGAAATTATTCGGGCAGGAAGACCTGCGGCACAATGCCCGACAGGCGCTGGATAGCATTCATAGCGGGCAGGCTTATCAGCGTGTGCTGGATCTCGCTGCCAGAGGTTAAAGAAAGGACAGGACAACATGCAGGAAACCGTATTGACCAGAATTGTGCGCGATAAAGCACAATGGATTGCCGAACGACAGCAGCAGCAGCCGCTCGACAGCTTTCTGCCGCAGGTGGTGCCCAGTCACCGTGCGTTCTATCAGGTGCTAAAACAGGCCTCACCCGCCTTTATTCTGGAATGTAAAAAGGCCTCGCCCTCCAAAGGGCTGATTCGTGCCGATTTCGACCCGGTGGCAATAGCGCAGGTTTATCAGGATTATGCTTCTGCCATTTCCGTGCTGACCGATGAGAAATATTTTCAGGGTGATTTCGCATTTTTGTCACTCGTGAGCGCCGCTGTGCCGCAACCGGTGCTGTGCAAAGACTTTATTATCGACCCCTACCAGATTTATCTGGCGCGTTACTACCAGGCCGATGCCATCCTGCTGATGCTTTCGGTGCTGAATGATGATCAATACCGGGCGCTGGCCGAGGTCGCCCATAGCCTGAACATGGGCATATTGACCGAAGTGAGCAACGACGACGAGCGCCAGCGCGCCATTGCGCTCGGTGCCCGCGTGGTCGGGATCAACAACCGTGACCTGCGCGATCTCTCCATCGACCTCAATCGCACCCGTCTGCTCTCGCGTGACCTTTCGGATGAAGTGACGGTGATAAGCGAATCCGGCATTAGCCAGTACGCCCAGATTCAGCAACTGAGCCAGTATGCTAACGGCTTTTTGATTGGCAGTTCGCTGATGGAACAAGAAAATCTGACGCTGGCCGTGCGCCAGGTCATTCTCGGCGACAACAAAGTTTGCGGGCTGACGCGCCCGGAAGATGCCGCTGCCGCCTATCAGGCTGGCGCGGTCTATGGCGGACTGATTTTCGTGCCGCAATCACCGCGTTATGTGACAACGTCACAGGCGCGTCGGGTGATGGCCGCCGCGCCGTTACGTTATGTTGGTGTCTTTCGTGATGCGCCACCGAACGAAATTGTCGCCACCGTCACCTCACTTGGGCTTGCCGTGGTGCAGTTGCACGGCAAAGAAGATGCCGCATTTATCGCCGCGCTTCGCCAGCAGTTGCCTGCGCAGTGCCAGATTTGGCAAGCGCAAAGCGTCGGCGACACGCTGCCGCCTCTCACGGCGGCGCACGTTGATCGCGTGTTGCTGGATAACGCTCAGGGCGGCAGCGGCCAGCCCTTCGACTGGTCACGGCTGGCAGGCCATACGCTTAGTCAGGTGATGCTGGCAGGCGGTATCTCACCGCACAATGTGGCGCTCGCCGCTCGCCTTGGCTGCGCCGGGGTGGATGTCAACTCCAGCGTTGAATCACAACCAGGTATAAAAGACGCGCAAAAAATTGCCGCCGTCTTTCAGGCACTGCGCACCATACCGGCGCGCCACCTCTTTCATGCATAACATTAGACAGGTTTGACGATGACGTTACTTAATCCCTACTTTGGTGAATTTGGTGGCCAATACGTGCCACAAATCCTGATGCCTGCACTGCGTCAGTTAGAAGAGGCCTTTGTCAGTGCGCAGCGTGACCCGGCCTTTCAGGCACAATTCAGTGACCTGTTGAAAAATTATGCTGGCCGACCGACGGCGCTCACCCGTTGCCAAAACCTGACCGCCGGTACGCGTACCAGGCTCTATCTCAAACGTGAAGATCTGCTGCATGGCGGCGCGCATAAAACCAATCAGGTTCTGGGGCAGGCGCTGCTCGCCAAGCGGATGGGCAAAAGTGAAATTATTGCCGAAACCGGTGCCGGCCAGCATGGTGTTGCCACGGCGCTGGCCTGCGCGCTGCTGGGGCTAAAATGCCGGGTGTACATGGGTGCGAAGGACGTAGAGCGTCAGTCGCCCAACGTATTTCGTATGCGCCTGATGGGGGCCGAAGTGATCCCGGTGCACAGCGGTTCATCCACGCTAAAAGATGCCTGCAACGAAGCACTGCGCGACTGGTCTGGCAGCTACGAAAAGGCGCATTATCTGCTGGGTACGGCCGCAGGCCCGCACCCTTACCCCACCATCGTGCGTGAATTCCAGCGCATGATTGGCGAGGAAACCAAGGCGCAAATAAAAGAACAGGAAGGCCGCCTGCCTGATGCGGTGCTGGCGTGCGTCGGCGGCGGCTCCAACGCGATTGGCATGTTTGCGGATTTTATTGATGAACCCGCGGTAAAACTGATTGGCATTGAGCCTGCCGGATTAGGTATTAAGTCCGGCCATCATGGCGCGCCACTCAAACATGGCCGGGTCGGCATCTATTTTGGTATGAAATCGCCAATGATGCAGACCGGTGATGGCCAGATTGAGGAGTCCTACTCCATTTCGGCCGGGCTTGATTTCCCCTCTGTCGGCCCCCAGCATGCACACCTTAGCAGCATTGGCCGCGCCGATTATGTCTCCATTACCGATGACGAAGCGCTGGATGCCTTCCGCGCGCTGTCACGCCATGAGGGGATTATTCCCGCACTCGAATCCTCTCACGCTCTGGCCCATGCCCTGAAAATGATTAAGGCTGACCCTGAAAAAGAGCAAATTCTGGTGGTTAACCTGTCAGGCCGCGGTGATAAAGACATCTTTACCGTTCACGATATTTTGACATCCCGGGGAGAAATCTGATGGAACGCTACCACGCACTGTTTAAGGCACTGTCGGCAAAACAGGAAGGTGCCTTCGTCCCCTTTGTCACGCTGGGTGACCCGTCCCCTGAACTGTCATTACAAATTATTGATGCGCTGGTGGCCGCCGGTGCCGATGCGCTGGAATTGGGCATCCCGTTTTCCGATCCGCTGGCCGATGGGCCGACCATCCAGAATGCCACCCTGCGCGCCTTTGCCGCCGGAGTGACGCCCGCACAATGCTTTGAGCTGCTTGCCCGCGTGCGCCAGAAATACCCCTCGCTGCCAATAGGTTTGCTGATGTATGCCAATCTGGTGTTCAGCAACGGGATTGATGCGTTTTACCAGCGTTGTGCCGAAACCGGCGTTGATTCGGTACTGGTCGCTGACGTGCCGCTGGAAGAGTCGGCCCCGTTCCGTCAGGCAGCCATGAAACACGGTATTGCGCCTATTTTCATCTGCCCGCCCAATGCTAACGACGATTTGCTGCGTGAAATTGCCTCATTTGGCCGTGGCTATACGTATCTGCTCTCGCGTGCGGGCGTTACCGGCTCAGAAACCCGCGCGCAGTTACCGCTCAACCACCTGCTGGAGAAATTGCAGGAGTACCACGCTGCGCCTGCGCTACTCGGTTTCGGTATCTCGGAGCCTGGACAAGTGAGTGACGCACTGGCCTGCGGCGCGGCAGGGGCCATTTCCGGCTCAGCCATCGTCAAAATCATTGAGCAATACCACACCACACCCGATGAGATGCTCACCCGGCTGACGGCGTTTGTCAGCGAGATGAAAGCAGCCACCCGCGCCCGCTAATTCTTCCCCTTCCGTTAACGCCATCACCGCTCTGGTGATGGCGTTTTTTTATTGCCTGCGAGTCCATATCCACGACAACGACGCTAACGGGCCATTATCCAGGTGTCGTTATGCATCAAAAACCGGGGCCACGTCACAAAATGAAAAACCTGCTCACAACTATGTGGCAAATGTGTGGTCAAAAAGAGCATGAAAGAGAACGATGGGAATCGTCAACTCAACAAACAAATCATTTAAATAGATTTATTTTTGTAAAAAAGTGATTCATACGGGCGAATTCAGACAACGAATATCATATTATTTTATTGAAACACCGTTTTATTCCCTCAGACACAGTTTGGTGAGGCTGTAAATGACAGCCGTCACACTATGAAACTGCTTTTCATTTTTTCGCATTTACTGTTCTCGATCACACATTTGTAAGCAGAGATAAATAAGAATGCACATGTGCCGCGTCGTTTCATGGTGCAACAACAAATAAAAATGATTTCTTAAATGATCTCTGAGAGGGTTATGACGATGAAATTTAAAATTCTGACAGTGATGGTGGCGTCTTTAGTAAGTATGAGTTCAATGGCGGTGACGTTTGATTACCGTCATGAAATGAAAGATACCAAAAACGCCGATCATAAAGATCGCCTGTTGATTTCTCATCGCTTTGAGAATGGTTTTGGTTTATCTTCTGAAGCGTCATGGAAAAATGGCGAGCCATCTGGCCGTACCACGCCTAATAAACCATATCATGAGCAGGTAAGTAACGAGACTGAAATCATCGCAAGTTATCTGTACAACTTTAATAAGACGTACTCACTTGAGTCTGGCCTTTCTTATGTAACATCCTCGGGCAGCGCTAGCTATCGTCCTTATATTCGTGCCAAAGCGAATG
This sequence is a window from Dickeya aquatica. Protein-coding genes within it:
- the cobO gene encoding cob(I)yrinic acid a,c-diamide adenosyltransferase, giving the protein MSDDRHQQRQQRLKEHVDARIAAATEQRGILMVFTGNGKGKTTAAFGTVTRAVGHGLRAGVIQFIKGEWPNGEKALLQQHGVEFQVMATGFTWETQSRQTDTEAASLVWQHGLRMLADPTLDLVVLDELTYMISYDYLPRQAVIDALKQRPAHQSVIITGRGCHRDLLELADTVTEMRAQKHAFDAGIQAQQGIDW
- the rluB gene encoding 23S rRNA pseudouridine(2605) synthase RluB: MSEKLQKVLARAGHGSRREIESMIEAGRISVDGKIATLGDRVEVTRATKIRIDGHVVSVRESEENVCRVLMYYKPEGELCTRSDPEGRPTVFDRLPRIQGSRWVAVGRLDVNTSGLLLFTTDGELANRLMHPSREVEREYAVRVFGEVGDDKVRQLSKGVQLEDGPAAFRSIRYQGGEGLNQWYNVTLTEGRNREVRRLWEAVEVQVSRLIRVRYGDIHLPKGLPRGGWMEMNLTDVNYLRELVQLSPETVSKLPVERERRRVKANQIRRAVKRHSQVGATHRPAAGRRSAPKRNG
- a CDS encoding L-threonylcarbamoyladenylate synthase, whose product is MSQFFYIHPQNPQPRLITQSVEILNKGGVIVYPTDSGYALGCKLEDKSAMERICRIRQLDQNHHFTLMCRDLSELSSYAYVDNTAFRLMKNNTPGNYTFILKATKEVPRRLMNDKRKTIGMRVPSNPIALALLAALNEPLMSTTLMLPGNDFAESDPEEIQDRLGKLVDLVIHGGFLGQQPTTVIDLTESAPVVVREGTGDVTPFL
- the rnm gene encoding RNase RNM, giving the protein MSDISLPLPACTLYDLHSHTTASDGLLSPTALVQRAVAMGVNVLAITDHDTVAGLEEARSTIARDALALRLVAGVEISTLWENHEIHIVGLGCDCQHPALTSLLLTQMHYRWQRAELIAQRLDKSQVPGALAGALRLAQGGMITRGHFARYLVEQGKAQTVAQVFKKYLAKGKIGYVPPQWCTIPDAVNAIRQSDGVAVLAHPGRYDLSAKWLRRLLGVFAECGGEAMEVAQCQQAPDERSQLARYAQDYQLLASQGSDFHQPCAWIELGRKLWLPGGVEPVWQHPALAG
- a CDS encoding anthranilate synthase component 1 encodes the protein MQTPQPELELLKADAQYRNDPSAMFHQLCANRPATLLLESAEIDSKQNLQSLLIVDSALRITALGQQVSIDALTANGASLLPLLDKALPATVQVDARPNGRELTFPATDIMQDEDTRLQALSVFDALRQLLKLVVCPANEREAMFLGGLFAYDLVAGFESLPPLTQQQRCPDYCFYLAETLLVVDHQQRCTHLQASLFTPDDAERQRLQQRLEQLQYQLTQPAPALPHQTLDTMTLTCNQSDEDYGAVVSQMQQAIRIGEIFQVVPSRRFSLPCPSPLAAYQTLKDSNPSPYMFYMQDKDFTLFGASPESSLKYDAATRQIEIYPIAGTRPRGRHADGSLDRDLDSRIELEMRTDHKELAEHLMLVDLARNDLARICEPGSRYVADLTKVDRYSFVMHLVSRVVGTLRADLDVLHAYCACMNMGTLSGAPKVRAMQLIAESEKTRRGSYGGAVGYFTARGDLDTCIVIRSAYVEDGIATVQAGAGVVLDSQPQAEADETRNKARAVLRAIASAHHAREVF
- a CDS encoding glutamine amidotransferase-related protein; translation: MADILLLDNIDSFTYNLVDQLRASGHQVVVYRNQLPADVIISRLRQMEKPVLMLSPGPGTPSEAGCMPVLLQRLRGQLPIIGICLGHQAIVEAYGGHVGQAGEILHGKASSIEHDASAMFTGLPNPLPVARYHSLVGSNIPDELVVNARFNGMVMAVRHEKHRVCGFQFHPESILTTQGARLLNQTLDWALA
- the trpD gene encoding anthranilate phosphoribosyltransferase, with the protein product MQPILEKLYRAEVLTQAESQQLFATIIQGQLEPTQLAAALISMKVRGEHPDEIAGAARALLDDAKAFPRPDYPFADIVGTGGDGTNSINISTASAFVAAACGLKVAKHGNRSVSSRSGSSDLLSAFGIKLDMTPETSRQALDSLGVCFLFAPQYHTGFRHAMPVRQQLKTRTVFNVLGPLINPARPPLALIGVYHPALVEPIAKTLHVLGYQRAAVVHGGGMDEVAIHAPTTVAELRDGDIETYQLTPQDFGLDTFALRDLQGGTPEENRDILARLLQGKGERAHEAAVAANVALLMKLFGQEDLRHNARQALDSIHSGQAYQRVLDLAARG
- the trpCF gene encoding bifunctional indole-3-glycerol-phosphate synthase TrpC/phosphoribosylanthranilate isomerase TrpF; the encoded protein is MQETVLTRIVRDKAQWIAERQQQQPLDSFLPQVVPSHRAFYQVLKQASPAFILECKKASPSKGLIRADFDPVAIAQVYQDYASAISVLTDEKYFQGDFAFLSLVSAAVPQPVLCKDFIIDPYQIYLARYYQADAILLMLSVLNDDQYRALAEVAHSLNMGILTEVSNDDERQRAIALGARVVGINNRDLRDLSIDLNRTRLLSRDLSDEVTVISESGISQYAQIQQLSQYANGFLIGSSLMEQENLTLAVRQVILGDNKVCGLTRPEDAAAAYQAGAVYGGLIFVPQSPRYVTTSQARRVMAAAPLRYVGVFRDAPPNEIVATVTSLGLAVVQLHGKEDAAFIAALRQQLPAQCQIWQAQSVGDTLPPLTAAHVDRVLLDNAQGGSGQPFDWSRLAGHTLSQVMLAGGISPHNVALAARLGCAGVDVNSSVESQPGIKDAQKIAAVFQALRTIPARHLFHA
- the trpB gene encoding tryptophan synthase subunit beta gives rise to the protein MTLLNPYFGEFGGQYVPQILMPALRQLEEAFVSAQRDPAFQAQFSDLLKNYAGRPTALTRCQNLTAGTRTRLYLKREDLLHGGAHKTNQVLGQALLAKRMGKSEIIAETGAGQHGVATALACALLGLKCRVYMGAKDVERQSPNVFRMRLMGAEVIPVHSGSSTLKDACNEALRDWSGSYEKAHYLLGTAAGPHPYPTIVREFQRMIGEETKAQIKEQEGRLPDAVLACVGGGSNAIGMFADFIDEPAVKLIGIEPAGLGIKSGHHGAPLKHGRVGIYFGMKSPMMQTGDGQIEESYSISAGLDFPSVGPQHAHLSSIGRADYVSITDDEALDAFRALSRHEGIIPALESSHALAHALKMIKADPEKEQILVVNLSGRGDKDIFTVHDILTSRGEI
- the trpA gene encoding tryptophan synthase subunit alpha, producing the protein MERYHALFKALSAKQEGAFVPFVTLGDPSPELSLQIIDALVAAGADALELGIPFSDPLADGPTIQNATLRAFAAGVTPAQCFELLARVRQKYPSLPIGLLMYANLVFSNGIDAFYQRCAETGVDSVLVADVPLEESAPFRQAAMKHGIAPIFICPPNANDDLLREIASFGRGYTYLLSRAGVTGSETRAQLPLNHLLEKLQEYHAAPALLGFGISEPGQVSDALACGAAGAISGSAIVKIIEQYHTTPDEMLTRLTAFVSEMKAATRAR
- a CDS encoding oligogalacturonate-specific porin KdgM family protein; translated protein: MKFKILTVMVASLVSMSSMAVTFDYRHEMKDTKNADHKDRLLISHRFENGFGLSSEASWKNGEPSGRTTPNKPYHEQVSNETEIIASYLYNFNKTYSLESGLSYVTSSGSASYRPYIRAKANVMDDLTVSLRYRPYFKRNSSNIGLAGKDTSESGYVFTGNIDYTFLTSFTIGYELEYGKTTKAGFNYYRYDKDSDNFDHNVKLSYKWDKNWKPYLEVGNVAEDGATDHRQTRYRVGVQYNF